DNA from Garra rufa chromosome 5, GarRuf1.0, whole genome shotgun sequence:
ggtagttatcgcagaaataagccccgacagtgtgataaCTGCGATAACTatcggctgcctgtacattatcccgcttattacacggctacttgccacataaggaaaaaaactggacatgaatatgaatttgaaaccttttattggcatatttgttttaaattaacatttttatccttccgcgaaacgatatagtaccacgtgactaaccttcaaactatgtacgttagtaagacaatttaaatagattaatgtcgaaattttccattgttaattgtggttgtccagtgtttgtcacaagatggcgccaaacggtaatctttgttggcacggagggcttttaaacatacaagtagtaccggctatgcgttattactttggagcgtgattatttgaaaagaacgaacctgcaaatgtctcaactgaccaatcagaatcaagcattccaaagagccgtgtaataaatataaataaatgaggctcaaacattattaacaaacgtgcttgtttattttagcaattccgtcggtgaacaagcagcctacaaaacgctaaaataaatcaatgaaataatccatttaaataagaaagtagcctaaataagtgttaaaaaggctattaaacaaacattggttGCAAAGATTCCcaacaacctcgacagctcatcagaattactggcccgagttctctttctcttccccattgcacagctgctgtttttaatagcaaagtaattacatttattttcctttctttagtttataaagttaatttagaaatatatttggaatacgttttgtttgtgaaattcaagtttttgttttttaaagtaacgaccaagcggccagcggcagacagatcaatttagccttctcaagtcatcacgatttaaattaaaatccttagatataaaaaaacttaaatcatatcacaatattagttgaaTCGTTTAAATGTGTACcaataggcgcatatccaatggtttatgcggagagtgaaagctttgcaggacttttttcatttttgctcataaatgtaagagtaataaatgtactttaaattattacttcactactataaaaggaaataattcaaattgaaaacaaaactcttttattagctataggcctaatccataaaaatgcatttaggctttaaaagcacatccagtgagcagatggcgagttaggatcgtcaacttcatctttgcgacactgactcagaaaaaaatagtttattaataaataatttgaatatctccttactggtaattactttagctggggctttgcggccagcttAACCCTTACTGTgtggacactaaacaccgccacgccagaataaatagcagaaacactattttatgcttgttagtgtgtttttcttcaaatatcttttttctttattacgacaggtgaattgttgtaaattgttaagcactgtgttttcatagaaTTTTTAAGCCAACtactcgattaatcgaaaaaataatcgaccaaatagtcgattatcaaaataatcgttagttgcagccctacttttgagatatattttgaataaatgtgggTAACATTGGAaacaaatactatggaagtcagtggggaccagaaACTATACAGTTCCTTACATTCTTCGaaatatcttcctttgtgttcagaagaagaaagaaattcGTACAGGTTTGGTGAGTAATcctgacagaatttttatttttgggtgaagtatacCTTTAAAGAAAACCAGCTTCACCTGAATGAACTTTAAACTAAAGCAGAGCTGTTGGCTTTAACTGTGTGGCAGATGCTAGCATTAAGCAAAGCATTAGCAGAGACAGCCTTCAGCCATCTAGGAGATGGCACGGGATGGCACCGAACGGGAGGGGAAACAGGAGCTCAAACAGTGTTGTTCACTATATCTCACTACTAGACTAACCACTGTGCCATTGGACTTGTATTTATTAAATAAGTACATAATGTTTTCTCTGAAGATGTCAACAGGAATAGATTCAGTCATGTACGACAGCACTGAAATGGTGGTTAGAAGAGCACagtcatgttttatttttttaattatgattattattatcattatgtttCTTTTGTGCAACCGCTACATGACTCACATTTAAGATACCAGTAGgcaaggaaaaagaaagaaaacagaaatcaTTAGAATAGGTCATGTTCCATGAGTGAATCCCTTACAGAAACACATTCAgagcagaaaaaaacaaacactgatttTACAGCAAATCTTAAATATCTCACAGTAGAACCTGACAGAAGAAAGCACAGAAAAGGAAAGTCATTTTAAGAACAACATTAATTGTTTTACAATGTAATCATAATTTACCATGACAAAACACCAGAAGTGgtgttttctttctctttttttgtctttttgcttccttttattgtttattaaaaacCAAATACAAGAATCGCATGTCACTACAGCAACATCCATAACAGATTAATTCATGGTAAACACACTCTGTTTTGGTATAGCGTACTTCAGCaaggaaaaaaatacatacataagaaaaaaatcataacaGATTGAAACAATCCAATAGAAagtaataaatagaaaataatccGATTAAATTCTTTTTGTTTCTTGTTCATATGAATACATAACATCTACAGTTTTTAAAGTTAATAAAGTCGAGCTATGGTATATAAATACATCACCAGCATGCACAATATTGTATTATCAAGAATATTGGAGCTGTAATCGTCCTACACTGAGAAACAGTATAATAGGCAAGTGTATTTCAtgacaattaaaacaaaaattgaacCAAAGCAATTTGATGCCAGTGCACTGTCAAAAActcaaaataaataacaaaaacagtcTATGGTACCAGTAATATTAATTGAGTGTATCAAACCAAGTTATTAGCCATTGCGTTAGAGTGGTCGTCTTATTTTTTGAGGCATTGGGCATTTTAGTTTTACTTTCTTTTCGCACATTTATTTCACGCCTTTGtatcaataatatttaaaactacTCTtcagtgcaataaaataaatctaattttctcATACAGTGTGGGTCAGCCTTTTTGAAACGGTATccgtaataatgataataataacgaTTGGAAAACGGTTTTAGCTTTGCATTGCAAAGGCAATGCATGTACCAGGGAAGTCATAACTGTGTTATTTTTGCACACCTAATCAACATTACTGTAATACAGTAGTTTCGTGTAGTTTGAGGTGAGATGCATACTAACGGTGTGTATCATAAATGGCACAGATAACCAGTTTGACATAAACGACTTTCAAACATTAGTGGGTGCAATTCAGAATCCCTATGAAGGTACTGTATATCAGACAAGAACACGACCATTTACACCCAGAGCAGCCTGTTTGCAAATACCTACTTTTGCGAGGCGATAACATtcaagttttgactttttttgtcatttaagcCCTCCCTTGACGCTTTAAAGTACTCTTTACTCACAATGTAAATTAATATAAGCAGCTCCACTTCGTATTTCACTACAAGAACAGTCCCTATGCCAGTGGGTTTTAGCATAACCCTTCAGCCATTTAGAAACGAATGACGTACCGACAAGCTTTTTCCTCAAAGTGTTGAGTAAACGTCACAGAAAGAGAGGTTTAGTTTATTCCTTTTAAGCTACTtcgtaatttttctttttttttttgattcataCCATTCTTTATAACTAGcatatttctctcaattgtaaTTTTgtggaaaataaagaaaactgcgCTGCTTTGCAATCAGCAAACGTGGCTGACACAGTTCCATCATGCCCCCTTTGTGAATTTTTCATGTAActtatactttttttgtttttctttgttgtGTGAGCGCGCGTGTTTTATGTTACGGCTGAGAGGAAAAGGGTCTCAAAGATCTTCTCTTTTCTTTTTCGACGCTTAGTTGTTGCCTTCGCCTCCCTCGTCGTCTTGTTGATCGCTCGTCCAGAGCGTCAAGTTGTCTCGCAGGAGCTGCATGATGAGCGTGGAGTCTTTGTAGGAGTCCTCGTTCAGGGTGTCCAGTTCGGCGATCGCGTCGTCGAAAGCCGTCTTGGCCAGATGGCAGGCCTGCTCGGGTGCGTTCTGGATCTCGTAGTAGAAGACAGAGTAATTGAGCGCCAGACCCAGGCGGATAGGATGCGTAGGCTGCATGTGCTCTTTGCTGATCTCATGGGCTTCGCTGTAGGATTTCTCAGAAGACTCCACCACCGTGGCTCTCTTTTCGCCTGTGGCTACCTCCGCCAGGTAACGGTAGTAGTCGCCCTTCATCTTCAGGTAGAAGACTTTGCTCTCGTGCTGGGTCTCGCTGCAGTTCTTGATCAGGAAGTTGTCGAGGAGGTTGAGCACGTCTTGGCACACGGCCTCCAGCTCCTTCTCGATTTTCTCGCGGTAGGCGCGGACCATCTCGATTTTCTTCTCATTGCCATCGGCGGAGGTCTTCTGCTCTATGCTGGAGATGACGCGCCAGGAGGAACGCCGTGCGCCCACTACGTTCTTGTAGGCCACAGAGAGCAGGTTCCTCTCCTCGTTGGAAAGGGCCTCGTTCAGCTCCGTTACCTAAGAGACGGAGAGAAGGTGAAGAGGTTacctaatcattttttttaaattgtaacaagtTTCACAGTTGAAGTAATGATGCTCTTTATGGATAAAAAGATCTGTTTGGCCTAATAGTtagagagttgggcttgtaacctgAAGGTCGCCGGTTCGATTCCCGCAcaggcaggaattgaaggtggggattgtgaaagAACACCTTCAATACTatgactgaggtgcccttgagcaaggcaccgaacccccaattgCTTCCTGGGCACTGGagaaatggctgcccactgcttcgggtgtgtgtgtgtgtgtgtgtgtgtgtgtgtgtgtgtgtgtatgtgtgtacctggtattcatcacgttatggggaccaaatgtccccacaaggataggaataccagtagattttgaccttgtggggacatttctcaggtccccatgaggaaacaggcttataaatcatgcacaatgagtttttttgaggaagtaaaagtatgcacaatctcctgtgagggctaggtttaggtgtagggtaggtgtagggcgatagaaagtacggtttgtacagtataaaaaccattacgcctatggaatgtccccataaaacatgtaaacccaacatgtgtgtgtgtgtgtgtgtgtgtgtgtgttcacttctcactgctgtgtttgTGCACTTGGGTTATATACAGAccaccaatttcgagtatgggtcaccatacttgacaatacatcACGACTTTCACTTTCCACTACATGTCAGAAGTTTGGAATAATGTTATTGAAAAAGTCAAGTCAGTGGAGCTGGTGAAGGTGGAGCGTTTTCAGAGGAACCTCGAAAACGCACTGCGAAATGCCAAAGTGAATGCTACCAGGCATTTAAGGGTTGTGTATGCAACGTGAGCCAATAAGCTTGTGCCAAGTTGTATAACTCTGTGCCATCTAGAGTTCCATGGCAGAACAAGGAATTTatagcaatatttaaaaatacattgtatgggtcaaaattattatttttccttatggcaaaaatgattaggatattgactgaagatattttgtacatttcctactgtaaatatatgaaaacttaattagtaatatgcattgctaagaacttcatttggaaaactttaaagttgattttctcagtatttagatttttttttttttttttgcactgcaAGATACCAGATTTCTCAGATTCTCTgtcaaatatagtcctatcctaacaaaaccgtacatcaaagcttatttattaatctaAATTTCAAAagattgacccttatggctggttttgcatccagggtcacatattgtaaaatataatgtattcctgtgatgcaaagctgaatttttagcatcattactcgtgtcttcagtgtcacatgaaccttcagaaatcattctaatatgctgactttctgctcaagaaacattcctgATAATTATCAGTGAGAAAAACTGAGTTGGGGGTATGCAAGATTTACAAAAAAAGGAAGAAATCTATTATTTAATTCAACTGAATGTATGCTTCTATTCAGcaacaatgcattaaaataatcaaaagtgacagtaaagacatttgtgatgttacaaaagatttctacttcaaacaaatgctgtactTTTGAACTTGCAAACGTCACTGTTTTTACAAAAAATGTACATAGcaaaaaacattttcaacattgaaaacCACTGTAGTATTTAAGCACAAATAATAATTTATGATAACTGAGCACCATATcataatgatttctgagggatcatgctCTGCATTCACagaaatgacatttaaaaaaatattaaaatgggaaaaaaaactaaacggtaataataattcacaatataactgcttttactgtattttttaatcaaataactgcagcagaaaaaaattaaattgttcttaaatcttaattattccaaacttaatgactggtagtgtacatgaatGCATTAGGCAGAAACTTGTATCCAAAGCCACTCATATTGCATTTTTTTGGATAGATTTTATCAGTTCATAGATTCCCTGGGACTGAAACTCGTGTCAAAgcattatttttttgcaatttttaatATCTTTAGAATTACCGTTCTCTAATTTGTCCAATTCACTCCAGTTTAAAATGACAGTGTTTACAGTGGCATTAAACTGTGGTGCAGTTGAGTGTTATTTTGagaaattatcttgttttcttgTACTTCAGGAAGAGGAAGGAAGAGTGGAAAACCTGCCGTACTGCGGTATGCATTTTGATGACGTCAGCTTAAAGCATTGCTTGCAAACCAAAGAAACACACTAACTTGACGTTTCCAGCTTTATTTAGTGACAGAGCTGTTTATGCAGCATTAGGCTCACTCATAATCCTCCTTCATTTGCATGGGTTGCGATTGTCTTTATACACTGTATCAACTTTAGTCTTTTCTTATGCCCATTAAATCAGAATAGATTACCCTATTATAGTTTATGTACATGCCATTTAAGTACAGAATAACAGCAGAGATGTGGATAAAGGGATAAAGTGTTGCTTTGTGAATGGTAGTTCACAAAGTCCTTTGTGAGTCATTCGAGTGAACGGTTCAAGTAAGCTTCAATGTGGTGATTTGCCAAATGCCTATTTATGGACATGGCATCTTCATTGTTCGTTTTCACCAGCACATGTATTACAAGTCCTAGTGTAGGCTGGACGCAATGTAGTAAATCTATTCATAGATGACTGGCAGCATTTCAAGATGAAAGATGCCACTTGCTCTTGTTTAAAAACACATCGCAACCTGAATTACTGTGTGTTGTTTACAGAGCGTCATAGTGAAGAGTGAGTCAACACATTGCTTGCAAAAATTTGGCGGACTGAAAGCATCGCAGCACATCATCGCAGAGATGTTTTGATTTAACAGACTGGCAGTAGGCGGATGAGCTGGTGCCTacagatctctctctctctcttctactACCTTTCAGATGCAATTTCCTAAGTCCTCGGGGGCTCCATGATTTACTGCATTTTATTGCTGTATCATTCGCTCTCTGCGTCATTGCCAACCAAAATGCGTGCACAACCACATTGCATGCCAATGCATCATGCACAAATTTATTACAGAGAATAGCTGATGG
Protein-coding regions in this window:
- the LOC141335404 gene encoding 14-3-3 protein gamma-1; the encoded protein is MVDREQLVQKARLAEQAERYDDMAAAMKSVTELNEALSNEERNLLSVAYKNVVGARRSSWRVISSIEQKTSADGNEKKIEMVRAYREKIEKELEAVCQDVLNLLDNFLIKNCSETQHESKVFYLKMKGDYYRYLAEVATGEKRATVVESSEKSYSEAHEISKEHMQPTHPIRLGLALNYSVFYYEIQNAPEQACHLAKTAFDDAIAELDTLNEDSYKDSTLIMQLLRDNLTLWTSDQQDDEGGEGNN